Proteins co-encoded in one Setaria viridis chromosome 9, Setaria_viridis_v4.0, whole genome shotgun sequence genomic window:
- the LOC117839616 gene encoding extra-large guanine nucleotide-binding protein 3 isoform X2, whose translation MSTSPPPPESAPAPAAPGETAWARALRRLLPPGAPLPDEDHLDYSFSVDLPDAPAASARGPPSPSAAAPRPLPLPLPRHRRRISRLLFRTAPAPPPRRASPSPPSSPDTSPPTTSLSLSASPPRAPESPSPPSLHQLHPSAPAHGGGGRRRACARCGKGGRIVVAMGILGDQRQEECLACGARYCAGCVLRAMGSMPEGRKCVACIGAPVADPRRRTRLGKGSRLLARVLAPAELRQVMRAEHGCAANQVRPDEVVVNGRGLSQGELDLLIGCALPPDRLAPGRYWYDKDSGLWGKEGERPDRIVNSKLSVGGKLRADASNGTTQVFVNGREITKTELRMLKLASVQCPRNTHFWLYDDGSYEEEGQNIIKGNIWQKASTRLIANLFSLPIPPGYSHGLKGDATGDSVRFVPDYLEQKSVQKLLLVGLEGSGSSTIFKQAKFLYGSKFSPVEILDLKLMIQINVYKYLSTLLEWRECFEDQALKEDRELCTIDKAAGETGVAQTRPSLYSLNQRLMQFADWLLEIVALGDLDAFFPAATREYAPIVQEVVEISSNEYEPTETDILYAEGINQWNGLSLLEFSLDDRYPFTESYVDKLDDPSMLTKYQLIRINSKGLNGGLRCLEMLEEVRAIIFCISLADYDQMWVRGSGELCNKMIASRDMFENVISHPSFEDTTCVLLLNKYDSFEAKVNRVPLTVCDWFADFSPVKPHHTHQSLASHAYYYIALKFKVLYSSIGDRKLFVFQTKALERKTVDDAFRYIREVLRWDDVKNSDAFGSVEESLCSMDMSSSS comes from the exons ATGTCCacgtccccgccgcctccggagtcggctccggccccggcggcgcctgGGGAGACGGCGTGGGCCCGCGCGCTCCGCAGGCTGCTGCCCCCGGGCGCGCCGCTGCCGGACGAGGACCACCTCGACTACTCCTTCTCCGTCGACCTCCccgacgcccccgccgccagcgccaggGGCCCGCCGTCTCCTtctgccgccgcgccgcgcccgctcccgctcccgctcccgcgccaccgccgccgcatctCCCGCCTCCTGTTCCGCACCGCTCCggcgcctccgccccgccgcgcgtccccctcgccgccctcctccccggacaccTCCCCCCCCACCACCTCCTTGTCCTtgtccgcgtcgccgccgcgcgctccggagtccccttcgcctcCTTCTCTCCATCAGCTGCACCCCTCGGCTCcggcccacggcggcggcggcaggcgtcGCGCGTGCGCGAGGTGCGGCAAGGGGGGACGCATCGTGGTGGCGATGGGGATCCTGGGGGACCAGCGCCAGGAGGAGTGCCTGGCCTGCGGCGCGCGCTACTGCGCCGGGTGCGTGCTTCGCGCCATGGGCTCCATGCCGGAGGGCCGCAAGTGCGTCGCCTGCATCGGCGCGCCCGTGGCCGACCCGCGCCGCCGGACGCGGCTTGGCAAGGGGTCCCGGCTGCTCGCGCGGGTGCTGGCGCCGGCGGAGCTAAGACAGGTCATGCGCGCCGAGCACGGCTGTGCGGCCAACCAGGTGCGGCCGGACGAGGTGGTCGTCAACGGCCGCGGGCTCTCACAGGGGGAGCTGGATCTTCTGATCGGGTGCGCTCTGCCACCGGACCGCCTGGCTCCGGGCCGGTACTGGTATGACAAGGACTCCGGGCTGTGGGGAAAG GAAGGTGAGAGGCCTGATAGAATTGTTAATTCAAAGTTAAGTGTGGGAGGAAAGCTGCGAGCAGACGCTAGCAATGGCACTACACAAGTTTTCGTAAACGGGCGGGAGATCACAAAAACTGAACTCAGGATGCTTAAG CTGGCCAGTGTACAGTGCCCACGGAATACTCATTTCTGGTTATATGATGATGGATCCTACGAGGAGGAGGGACAGAACATTATAAAAGGAAACATTTGGCAAAAG GCATCAACTCGTCTTATTGCGAACCTTTTTTCGCTGCCAATACCTCCTGGATATTCTCATGGGTTGAAAGGAGATGCTACTGGAGACTCAGTTAGGTTTGTTCCAGATTACCTGGAGCAGAAAAGTGTTCAGAAACTTTTACTGGTTGGACTAGAAGGCTCTGGATCAAGCACGATCTTCAAGCAG GCAAAGTTTCTATATGGAAGCAAGTTCTCCCCAGTAGAAATACTTGATTTGAAGCTCATGATACAAATTAATGTTTACAAATATCTTAGCACGCTACTTGAATGGCGAGAATGTTTTGAGGATCAAGCTTTGAAAGAAGACAGAGAACTTTGCACAATTGATAAAGCCGCTG GTGAAACAGGGGTAGCTCAGACCAGGCCATCTCTGTATTCGTTGAATCAAAGACTGATGCAGTTTGCTGACTGGCTGTTGGAGATAGTTGCACTGGGTGATCTGGATGCCTTCTTTCCTGCTGCAACTCGAGAATATGCACCAATTGTTCAAGAG GTGGTTGAAATATCAAGCAATGAATATGAACCAACAGAGACAGATATTTTGTATGCAGAGGGTATCAACCAATGGAACGGCCTATCTTTGCTTGAATTCTCACTTGACGATCGATATCCATTCACTGAATCTTATGTGGACAAGCTTGACGATCCATCCATGCTAACAAA GTATCAGTTAATACGcatcaattcgaaaggacttaATGGAGGCTTGAGGTGTTTGGAAATGCTAGAGGAGGTGCGGGCCATCATCTTTTGCATCTCGCTGGCAGACTACGATCAGATGTGGGTGCGGGGCTCAGGAGAGCTCTGCAACAAGATGATTGCCAGCAGAGACATGTTTGAGAACGTGATCAGCCACCCTTCCTTTGAGGACACCACATGCGTGCTTCTCCTGAACAAGTATGACTCATTCGAAGCAAAAGTAAACCGTGTACCCCTAACAGTATGTGACTGGTTCGCTGACTTCAGCCCTGTGAAGCCACACCACACGCATCAGTCACTAGCCAGCCACGCCTACTACTACATTGCGCTGAAGTTCAAGGTCCTGTACTCCAGTATCGGCGACCGGAAGCTCTTCGTGTTCCAGACCAAAGCCCTAGAGCGGAAAACGGTGGATGATGCATTCAGGTACATCCGGGAGGTGCTAAGATGGGACGATGTTAAGAACAGTGATGCCTTTGGCAGCGTTGAGGAGTCGTTGTGTAGTATGGACATGAGCTCGTCGTCATAG
- the LOC117839616 gene encoding extra-large guanine nucleotide-binding protein 3 isoform X1 — protein sequence MSTSPPPPESAPAPAAPGETAWARALRRLLPPGAPLPDEDHLDYSFSVDLPDAPAASARGPPSPSAAAPRPLPLPLPRHRRRISRLLFRTAPAPPPRRASPSPPSSPDTSPPTTSLSLSASPPRAPESPSPPSLHQLHPSAPAHGGGGRRRACARCGKGGRIVVAMGILGDQRQEECLACGARYCAGCVLRAMGSMPEGRKCVACIGAPVADPRRRTRLGKGSRLLARVLAPAELRQVMRAEHGCAANQVRPDEVVVNGRGLSQGELDLLIGCALPPDRLAPGRYWYDKDSGLWGKEGERPDRIVNSKLSVGGKLRADASNGTTQVFVNGREITKTELRMLKLASVQCPRNTHFWLYDDGSYEEEGQNIIKGNIWQKASTRLIANLFSLPIPPGYSHGLKGDATGDSVRFVPDYLEQKSVQKLLLVGLEGSGSSTIFKQAKFLYGSKFSPVEILDLKLMIQINVYKYLSTLLEWRECFEDQALKEDRELCTIDKAAGETGVAQTRPSLYSLNQRLMQFADWLLEIVALGDLDAFFPAATREYAPIVQEVWKDAAIQATYKRNNEFHFLPDVASYFLDRVVEISSNEYEPTETDILYAEGINQWNGLSLLEFSLDDRYPFTESYVDKLDDPSMLTKYQLIRINSKGLNGGLRCLEMLEEVRAIIFCISLADYDQMWVRGSGELCNKMIASRDMFENVISHPSFEDTTCVLLLNKYDSFEAKVNRVPLTVCDWFADFSPVKPHHTHQSLASHAYYYIALKFKVLYSSIGDRKLFVFQTKALERKTVDDAFRYIREVLRWDDVKNSDAFGSVEESLCSMDMSSSS from the exons ATGTCCacgtccccgccgcctccggagtcggctccggccccggcggcgcctgGGGAGACGGCGTGGGCCCGCGCGCTCCGCAGGCTGCTGCCCCCGGGCGCGCCGCTGCCGGACGAGGACCACCTCGACTACTCCTTCTCCGTCGACCTCCccgacgcccccgccgccagcgccaggGGCCCGCCGTCTCCTtctgccgccgcgccgcgcccgctcccgctcccgctcccgcgccaccgccgccgcatctCCCGCCTCCTGTTCCGCACCGCTCCggcgcctccgccccgccgcgcgtccccctcgccgccctcctccccggacaccTCCCCCCCCACCACCTCCTTGTCCTtgtccgcgtcgccgccgcgcgctccggagtccccttcgcctcCTTCTCTCCATCAGCTGCACCCCTCGGCTCcggcccacggcggcggcggcaggcgtcGCGCGTGCGCGAGGTGCGGCAAGGGGGGACGCATCGTGGTGGCGATGGGGATCCTGGGGGACCAGCGCCAGGAGGAGTGCCTGGCCTGCGGCGCGCGCTACTGCGCCGGGTGCGTGCTTCGCGCCATGGGCTCCATGCCGGAGGGCCGCAAGTGCGTCGCCTGCATCGGCGCGCCCGTGGCCGACCCGCGCCGCCGGACGCGGCTTGGCAAGGGGTCCCGGCTGCTCGCGCGGGTGCTGGCGCCGGCGGAGCTAAGACAGGTCATGCGCGCCGAGCACGGCTGTGCGGCCAACCAGGTGCGGCCGGACGAGGTGGTCGTCAACGGCCGCGGGCTCTCACAGGGGGAGCTGGATCTTCTGATCGGGTGCGCTCTGCCACCGGACCGCCTGGCTCCGGGCCGGTACTGGTATGACAAGGACTCCGGGCTGTGGGGAAAG GAAGGTGAGAGGCCTGATAGAATTGTTAATTCAAAGTTAAGTGTGGGAGGAAAGCTGCGAGCAGACGCTAGCAATGGCACTACACAAGTTTTCGTAAACGGGCGGGAGATCACAAAAACTGAACTCAGGATGCTTAAG CTGGCCAGTGTACAGTGCCCACGGAATACTCATTTCTGGTTATATGATGATGGATCCTACGAGGAGGAGGGACAGAACATTATAAAAGGAAACATTTGGCAAAAG GCATCAACTCGTCTTATTGCGAACCTTTTTTCGCTGCCAATACCTCCTGGATATTCTCATGGGTTGAAAGGAGATGCTACTGGAGACTCAGTTAGGTTTGTTCCAGATTACCTGGAGCAGAAAAGTGTTCAGAAACTTTTACTGGTTGGACTAGAAGGCTCTGGATCAAGCACGATCTTCAAGCAG GCAAAGTTTCTATATGGAAGCAAGTTCTCCCCAGTAGAAATACTTGATTTGAAGCTCATGATACAAATTAATGTTTACAAATATCTTAGCACGCTACTTGAATGGCGAGAATGTTTTGAGGATCAAGCTTTGAAAGAAGACAGAGAACTTTGCACAATTGATAAAGCCGCTG GTGAAACAGGGGTAGCTCAGACCAGGCCATCTCTGTATTCGTTGAATCAAAGACTGATGCAGTTTGCTGACTGGCTGTTGGAGATAGTTGCACTGGGTGATCTGGATGCCTTCTTTCCTGCTGCAACTCGAGAATATGCACCAATTGTTCAAGAGGTTTGGAAAGACGCTGCTATTCAAGCAACATATAAAAGAAATAATGAGTTCCATTTTCTTCCAGATGTTGCCAGCTATTTCCTGGATAGG GTGGTTGAAATATCAAGCAATGAATATGAACCAACAGAGACAGATATTTTGTATGCAGAGGGTATCAACCAATGGAACGGCCTATCTTTGCTTGAATTCTCACTTGACGATCGATATCCATTCACTGAATCTTATGTGGACAAGCTTGACGATCCATCCATGCTAACAAA GTATCAGTTAATACGcatcaattcgaaaggacttaATGGAGGCTTGAGGTGTTTGGAAATGCTAGAGGAGGTGCGGGCCATCATCTTTTGCATCTCGCTGGCAGACTACGATCAGATGTGGGTGCGGGGCTCAGGAGAGCTCTGCAACAAGATGATTGCCAGCAGAGACATGTTTGAGAACGTGATCAGCCACCCTTCCTTTGAGGACACCACATGCGTGCTTCTCCTGAACAAGTATGACTCATTCGAAGCAAAAGTAAACCGTGTACCCCTAACAGTATGTGACTGGTTCGCTGACTTCAGCCCTGTGAAGCCACACCACACGCATCAGTCACTAGCCAGCCACGCCTACTACTACATTGCGCTGAAGTTCAAGGTCCTGTACTCCAGTATCGGCGACCGGAAGCTCTTCGTGTTCCAGACCAAAGCCCTAGAGCGGAAAACGGTGGATGATGCATTCAGGTACATCCGGGAGGTGCTAAGATGGGACGATGTTAAGAACAGTGATGCCTTTGGCAGCGTTGAGGAGTCGTTGTGTAGTATGGACATGAGCTCGTCGTCATAG